Proteins found in one Tsukamurella paurometabola DSM 20162 genomic segment:
- the mgtE gene encoding magnesium transporter has translation MTTTLDAAKLANRIDDAVDDGDIAEVASLIAPLNAHDLADVLERLNRKDRAVVFRLLAKDDALDVFESLDAPLQGELIHDLQDEQVTGLFAELDPDDRVTLLDELPATVAARLLHGLPESERAATAALLGYPQGSVGREMTPEFVSVHPEDTAESALDEVKAHIDDVETIYGIPVVGRGRILVGIVGLRGLMRSAPETPVRDIMNIAGTANARESAEDAARRCAEQRLLVMPIVDDEHRIVGILTVDDALRILEEAESEDAARQGGVEPLNRPYLSTPVRTLVRSRVVWLLVLAIGATLTVKVLSVFEDSLQEMVVLSLFVPLIIGTGGNTGNQAATTVTRALALGDITTRDVLRVLGREIRVGATLGVILGGLGTVIAGVLFGTDVGLVIGATLFGVCTMSATVGGLMPIVAKSIGVDPAVFSNPFISTFVDATGLILYFLIAKAILGI, from the coding sequence GTGACAACGACGCTGGACGCGGCCAAACTCGCCAACCGGATCGACGATGCTGTGGACGACGGCGACATCGCCGAGGTCGCATCGCTGATCGCTCCGCTCAATGCGCACGACCTCGCTGATGTGCTGGAGCGGCTCAACCGCAAGGACCGCGCCGTGGTCTTCCGGTTGCTCGCGAAGGACGATGCGCTCGACGTCTTCGAATCCCTCGATGCGCCACTCCAAGGCGAGCTGATCCACGATCTGCAGGACGAGCAGGTCACCGGGCTGTTCGCCGAACTCGACCCCGACGACCGCGTCACCCTGCTCGACGAGTTGCCCGCGACCGTGGCCGCCCGCCTCCTGCACGGTCTCCCGGAGAGCGAGCGCGCGGCGACCGCCGCCCTGCTCGGCTACCCCCAGGGCTCGGTCGGTCGCGAGATGACGCCGGAGTTCGTCTCGGTCCATCCGGAGGACACCGCCGAGAGTGCCCTCGACGAGGTGAAGGCACACATCGACGACGTCGAGACGATCTACGGCATCCCCGTCGTGGGGCGCGGCCGGATCCTGGTGGGCATCGTCGGGCTGCGCGGCCTGATGCGCAGCGCGCCGGAAACGCCGGTCCGCGACATCATGAACATCGCCGGCACCGCCAACGCTCGGGAGTCCGCCGAGGACGCGGCGCGGCGCTGCGCCGAACAACGCCTGCTGGTGATGCCGATCGTCGATGACGAGCACCGGATCGTGGGCATCCTCACCGTCGACGATGCGCTGCGCATCCTCGAGGAAGCGGAGAGCGAGGATGCCGCCCGCCAAGGCGGCGTGGAGCCCCTGAACCGGCCCTATCTGTCGACCCCCGTGCGGACGCTGGTGCGATCGCGAGTGGTGTGGCTGCTGGTGCTGGCGATCGGTGCGACGCTCACCGTCAAGGTGCTCTCGGTGTTCGAGGACAGCCTGCAGGAGATGGTGGTGCTCTCGCTCTTCGTGCCGCTCATCATCGGTACCGGCGGCAACACCGGGAACCAGGCCGCGACCACCGTGACCCGCGCGCTCGCCCTCGGTGACATCACGACCCGGGATGTACTTCGTGTGCTGGGCCGCGAGATCCGTGTCGGCGCCACCCTCGGCGTGATCCTCGGCGGTTTAGGCACGGTGATCGCCGGCGTCCTGTTCGGTACCGACGTGGGCCTGGTGATCGGCGCCACCCTGTTCGGCGTGTGCACCATGTCGGCCACGGTCGGCGGTCTGATGCCGATCGTCGCGAAGTCCATCGGCGTCGACCCGGCGGTCTTCTCCAACCCGTTCATCAGCACCTTCGTCGACGCGACGGGCCTGATCCTGTACTTCCTCATCGCGAAGGCGATCCTCGGGATCTGA
- the dapD gene encoding 2,3,4,5-tetrahydropyridine-2,6-dicarboxylate N-succinyltransferase, producing MTNRGAVAYGLATITDDGTVLDTWFPAPELTDGAGTTGSDHDPAGAPEELTALAGTDADRKVRLVVVKTTIADLAAAPIDAHDVYLRLHLLSHRLVQPHGLSLEGQFGLLANVVWTNFGPCAPAGFELVRAALRKRGQVTVYSLDKFPRMVDYVLPTGVRIGDADRVRLGAHLAEGTTVMHEGFVNFNAGTLGTAMVEGRISAGVVIGDHSDVGGGASTMGTLSGGGKEIIKLGERCLLGANSGLGIPLGDDCVLEAGLYLTAGTKVTGPDGTQVKARELAGQSNLLFRRNSVTGAVEVVPWKSEGVELNAALHKN from the coding sequence GTGACGAATCGCGGAGCTGTTGCATACGGACTGGCCACCATCACCGACGACGGAACGGTGCTCGACACCTGGTTCCCCGCCCCGGAGCTGACCGATGGCGCCGGCACCACGGGGTCCGATCACGACCCCGCCGGCGCACCGGAGGAGTTGACCGCGCTCGCGGGCACCGACGCCGACCGCAAGGTGCGGCTGGTCGTCGTGAAGACCACGATCGCCGACCTCGCGGCAGCGCCGATCGACGCGCACGATGTATATCTGCGCCTGCATCTGCTCAGCCATCGGCTGGTCCAGCCGCACGGGCTCAGCTTGGAGGGGCAGTTCGGGCTCCTGGCCAACGTGGTGTGGACGAACTTCGGTCCGTGCGCGCCCGCCGGTTTCGAGTTGGTCCGCGCGGCGCTGCGCAAGCGCGGCCAGGTGACCGTGTACTCGCTCGACAAGTTCCCGCGGATGGTCGACTACGTGCTGCCCACGGGTGTGCGCATCGGTGACGCCGACCGTGTGCGGCTCGGCGCACACCTCGCCGAGGGCACCACCGTGATGCACGAGGGCTTCGTGAACTTCAACGCCGGCACCCTCGGCACCGCGATGGTCGAGGGCCGCATCTCCGCGGGCGTCGTGATCGGCGACCACTCCGATGTGGGCGGCGGCGCATCCACCATGGGCACCCTCTCCGGCGGCGGCAAGGAGATCATCAAGCTCGGCGAGCGGTGCCTACTGGGCGCCAACTCGGGCCTTGGAATCCCCCTCGGCGACGACTGTGTGCTGGAGGCGGGCCTCTACCTCACCGCCGGCACCAAGGTGACGGGTCCGGATGGCACGCAGGTCAAGGCCCGCGAGCTGGCCGGGCAGAGCAACCTGCTGTTCCGGCGCAACTCCGTGACCGGCGCCGTCGAGGTGGTGCCGTGGAAGAGCGAGGGCGTCGAGCTCAACGCCGCTCTCCACAAGAACTGA
- the dapE gene encoding succinyl-diaminopimelate desuccinylase translates to MVTLELASDPIDLTAALVDIPSVSHDEERIADEVEAALRALDHYEVLRVGNNVLARTNRGLPQRVMLAGHLDTVPIADNVPSRREVRASEATGEAVDILHGCGTVDMKSGDAVFLHLAATLDDPAYDLTLIFYECEEISSEFNGLGRIERELPQWLRADVAILGEPSGGLIEAGCQGTIRVRITAGGVRAHSARSWLGDNAIHKLGPVLTALQAYTARTVDIDGCEYREGLSAVKIEGGVAGNVVPDEAFVDVNFRFAPDRTVDEAVAHVREVLAGPLADGALGFEVTDAAPGALPGLGAPAAAKLVEAAGGRFRAKYGWTDVSRFAALGIPAVNFGPGDPNYAHKRDEQVETAQITEVAAVLRAFLAG, encoded by the coding sequence GTGGTGACTCTCGAACTCGCCTCGGACCCGATCGACCTCACCGCTGCGCTGGTGGACATTCCCAGCGTGAGCCATGACGAGGAACGGATCGCGGACGAGGTGGAAGCGGCGCTGCGTGCACTGGACCACTACGAGGTGCTCCGGGTGGGCAACAACGTGCTCGCCCGCACGAATCGCGGTCTGCCGCAGCGGGTGATGCTGGCCGGGCACCTCGACACCGTGCCGATCGCCGATAACGTGCCCAGCCGCCGGGAGGTCCGGGCGAGCGAAGCGACGGGGGAGGCGGTGGACATCCTGCACGGCTGCGGCACCGTCGACATGAAGAGCGGTGACGCCGTCTTCCTGCACCTGGCCGCAACCCTGGACGACCCCGCCTACGACCTCACCCTGATCTTCTACGAGTGCGAGGAGATCTCCTCGGAGTTCAACGGGCTCGGGCGGATCGAGCGCGAGCTGCCGCAGTGGTTGCGCGCCGACGTCGCGATCCTCGGTGAGCCCTCGGGCGGGCTCATCGAGGCGGGCTGCCAGGGCACCATCCGGGTGCGCATCACGGCGGGCGGGGTCCGCGCGCACAGCGCGCGGTCGTGGCTGGGCGACAACGCGATCCACAAGCTCGGCCCCGTGCTCACCGCTCTGCAGGCGTACACCGCGCGCACGGTCGACATCGACGGCTGCGAGTACCGCGAGGGCCTGAGCGCCGTGAAGATCGAGGGCGGTGTGGCCGGGAACGTCGTGCCCGACGAGGCCTTCGTCGACGTCAACTTCCGGTTCGCGCCGGACCGCACCGTCGACGAGGCCGTCGCCCACGTCCGCGAGGTCCTGGCGGGGCCGCTCGCCGACGGCGCGCTGGGCTTCGAGGTCACGGACGCCGCGCCCGGCGCGCTACCGGGGCTCGGCGCTCCCGCCGCGGCGAAGCTCGTCGAGGCCGCGGGCGGGCGGTTCCGCGCCAAGTACGGGTGGACCGACGTTTCGCGGTTCGCCGCGCTGGGCATCCCCGCCGTGAACTTCGGTCCGGGCGACCCCAACTACGCGCACAAGCGCGACGAGCAGGTCGAGACCGCGCAGATCACCGAGGTGGCCGCCGTGCTGCGCGCCTTCCTCGCTGGGTAG
- a CDS encoding bifunctional FO biosynthesis protein CofGH — protein sequence MPSVPKRTAEPYQPTPSAMRRALRRARDGATLNVDEAQVLLAARGDDLADLCVSASRVRDAGLREAGLVDEAGVGQVTYSKSVFIPLTRLCRDRCHYCTFVTVPGKLAAEGHGAFLEPDEVLDIARRGAELGCQEALFTLGDRPEDRWEAARVWLDERGYDSTLDYVRAMSIRVLEETGLLPHLNPGVTSWEELTRLKPVSASMGMMLETTSERLFTEKGQAHYGSPDKDPAVRLRVLQDAGRLSVPYTTGLLVGIGENERERAESILAIRKVHKAFGHIQEVIIQNFRAKPDTAMRNVADLGLDEYRATIAVTRLVLGPKMRVQAPPNLVSGEECRLLLEAGIDDWGGVSPVTPDHVNPERPWPDLDALRNLTAEAGFGLQQRLAVHPEYVRAGNPWIDPRVAPHVAALADPATGLADPQAYPVGLPWQEPDEEWASSGRIDLNTAIDTDGRNTDTRSDLGSAFGDWETVREQVLSLSAPEKVESDVLSALRAAEKNPGGLSDDQYRALAYADGQGLEALVALADQLRRDTVGDTVTYVVNRNINFTNICYTGCRFCAFAQRKGDADAFTLSMKEVADRAEEAWQVGATEVCMQGGIDPDLPATGYADLVRAVKQRVPGMHVHAFSPMEIVNGAARSGESVRDWLIGLREAGLDTIPGTAAEILDDEVRWVLTKGKLPTSAWIDVVTTAHEVGIRSSSTMMYGHVDNPAHWVTHLNVLKGIQDRTGGFTEFVPLPFVHQSAPLYLAGAARPGPTKRDNRAVHALARVMLHGRIEHVQTSWVKLGTAGTQAMLQGGANDLGGTLMEETISRMAGSSHGSEKTVAELHAIANGIGRPARERTTTHAQRGAA from the coding sequence ATGCCCTCGGTGCCGAAGCGAACGGCGGAGCCGTACCAGCCGACCCCCTCCGCGATGCGCCGTGCCCTACGCCGGGCGCGCGACGGAGCCACGCTCAACGTCGATGAGGCGCAGGTGTTGCTCGCCGCCCGCGGCGACGATCTAGCGGACCTCTGCGTCTCGGCCTCCCGGGTGCGGGACGCGGGCTTGCGCGAGGCCGGACTGGTCGACGAGGCCGGGGTCGGGCAGGTGACCTACTCCAAGAGCGTGTTCATCCCGCTCACCCGGCTGTGCCGCGACCGGTGCCACTACTGCACCTTCGTGACGGTGCCGGGCAAATTGGCCGCCGAGGGACATGGCGCCTTCCTCGAACCCGACGAGGTGCTCGACATCGCGCGGCGCGGCGCCGAGTTGGGCTGCCAGGAGGCGTTGTTCACGCTGGGCGATCGCCCCGAGGACCGCTGGGAAGCGGCGCGGGTCTGGCTCGACGAGCGCGGCTACGACTCCACCCTGGACTACGTGCGCGCCATGTCGATCCGGGTGCTTGAAGAGACCGGCCTGTTGCCGCACCTGAACCCGGGCGTCACCAGCTGGGAGGAGCTCACCCGTCTCAAGCCGGTATCCGCGTCGATGGGCATGATGCTGGAGACCACGTCCGAGCGACTGTTCACCGAGAAGGGGCAGGCGCACTACGGCTCTCCCGATAAGGATCCCGCGGTGCGGCTGCGCGTCCTGCAGGACGCCGGCCGACTGTCGGTGCCCTACACCACCGGTCTGCTGGTGGGGATCGGCGAGAACGAGCGAGAGCGCGCCGAGTCGATCCTCGCGATCCGCAAGGTGCACAAGGCCTTCGGGCACATTCAAGAGGTGATCATCCAGAACTTCCGCGCCAAGCCGGACACGGCCATGCGGAACGTGGCCGATCTGGGGCTCGACGAGTACCGGGCGACGATCGCCGTGACCCGCCTTGTGCTGGGGCCGAAGATGCGCGTACAGGCTCCGCCGAACCTGGTGTCGGGGGAGGAGTGCCGCCTGCTGCTGGAGGCCGGTATCGATGACTGGGGCGGCGTCTCGCCGGTGACACCCGATCATGTGAACCCCGAGCGGCCGTGGCCCGACCTCGACGCACTGCGGAACCTCACGGCCGAGGCGGGATTCGGATTGCAGCAGCGTCTGGCCGTCCATCCCGAATACGTGCGTGCCGGGAACCCATGGATCGACCCCCGGGTGGCCCCGCACGTCGCCGCCCTCGCCGATCCGGCGACGGGGCTCGCGGATCCGCAGGCGTACCCGGTCGGCCTGCCCTGGCAGGAGCCCGACGAGGAGTGGGCGTCGTCCGGGCGCATCGACCTCAATACCGCCATCGACACTGACGGCCGCAACACCGACACCCGCTCCGATCTGGGCTCGGCCTTCGGTGATTGGGAGACGGTACGCGAGCAGGTGCTCTCGCTCTCCGCGCCCGAGAAGGTGGAATCCGATGTGCTGTCGGCCCTGCGAGCGGCGGAGAAGAACCCGGGCGGCCTGTCCGACGATCAGTACCGCGCGCTGGCCTACGCGGACGGGCAGGGCCTCGAAGCGCTGGTCGCGCTCGCCGACCAACTGCGCCGAGATACGGTGGGCGACACCGTGACCTACGTGGTCAACCGGAACATCAACTTCACCAACATCTGCTACACCGGCTGCCGGTTCTGCGCCTTCGCGCAACGCAAGGGCGATGCCGACGCGTTCACGCTGTCGATGAAGGAGGTCGCCGACCGCGCTGAGGAGGCGTGGCAGGTGGGAGCCACCGAGGTGTGCATGCAGGGCGGTATCGACCCCGACCTGCCCGCCACCGGCTACGCCGATCTGGTGCGCGCAGTGAAGCAGCGGGTGCCGGGCATGCATGTGCACGCGTTCAGCCCGATGGAGATCGTCAACGGCGCGGCCCGGTCCGGCGAGTCCGTGCGCGACTGGCTGATCGGGTTGCGCGAGGCGGGTCTGGACACCATCCCGGGTACCGCCGCCGAGATCCTGGACGACGAGGTGCGGTGGGTTCTCACCAAGGGCAAGCTGCCCACCTCGGCGTGGATCGATGTGGTCACCACCGCACATGAGGTGGGTATCCGCTCCAGCTCGACGATGATGTACGGCCACGTCGACAATCCGGCGCACTGGGTGACGCATCTCAATGTGCTCAAGGGCATCCAAGACCGGACCGGCGGCTTCACCGAGTTCGTCCCGCTGCCCTTCGTGCACCAGAGCGCCCCGCTGTACCTCGCCGGCGCCGCCCGTCCCGGGCCCACCAAACGCGATAACCGTGCCGTGCACGCCCTGGCCCGGGTCATGCTGCACGGGCGCATCGAGCACGTTCAGACATCCTGGGTGAAACTGGGTACCGCGGGAACTCAGGCCATGCTGCAGGGCGGCGCGAACGACCTGGGTGGCACGCTCATGGAGGAGACGATCTCGCGGATGGCGGGTTCGTCACACGGATCGGAGAAGACGGTGGCCGAATTGCACGCGATCGCCAACGGTATCGGGCGCCCGGCGCGTGAGCGCACGACGACGCACGCTCAGCGGGGTGCGGCGTGA
- the fdxA gene encoding ferredoxin, which translates to MTYTIAEPCVDVLDKACIEECPVDCIYEGNRMLYIQPDECVDCGACEPVCPVEAIFYEDDVPDEWSEYVTANIDFFNEVGSPGGAAKTGKIDYDHPFIKALPPMNTED; encoded by the coding sequence GTGACGTACACCATCGCAGAGCCCTGTGTGGATGTGCTCGACAAGGCATGCATCGAAGAGTGCCCGGTTGACTGTATCTACGAGGGCAACCGGATGCTGTACATCCAGCCGGACGAGTGCGTCGACTGCGGTGCGTGCGAGCCGGTCTGCCCCGTCGAGGCGATCTTCTACGAGGACGACGTCCCGGATGAGTGGTCCGAGTACGTCACCGCCAACATCGATTTCTTCAACGAGGTCGGTTCGCCCGGCGGTGCCGCCAAGACCGGCAAGATCGATTACGATCACCCGTTCATCAAGGCGCTGCCGCCGATGAACACCGAGGACTGA
- a CDS encoding DUF692 domain-containing protein, which translates to MTVSGVSAAWRPEIARMLLDAAQAGEIGFTEVVAENLDPAALPADLVALAECGVTVIPHGVTLGLAGADLPDPGRLRRLADLATAFGAPLVSEHVAFVRAGERGADDGDGPHGEVIERVLEAGHLMPAPRTAEALDVLVENVRAAQAALPVPLALENIAALFGWPEDEYDEPDYLAELVERTGVGVVLDLANLFASCVARGLDPVTELRRYPLDAVVYLHIAGGRFDGALYLDTHADPIRPEVLDLLAAWRDSQPSLGWKAAGGGPVPGVLLERDESVTETAVRHEMLSLREVLGND; encoded by the coding sequence ATGACCGTCTCGGGCGTCTCCGCGGCCTGGCGGCCGGAGATCGCCCGGATGCTGCTCGATGCGGCGCAGGCGGGCGAGATCGGATTCACCGAAGTGGTCGCCGAGAACCTGGACCCCGCGGCGCTCCCGGCCGATCTGGTCGCGTTGGCCGAGTGCGGGGTCACCGTGATCCCGCACGGCGTGACGCTGGGTCTCGCCGGCGCGGACCTGCCCGATCCGGGCCGGCTGCGGCGCCTCGCTGATCTCGCGACCGCGTTCGGCGCCCCACTGGTCAGTGAGCACGTGGCCTTCGTCCGCGCGGGCGAGCGGGGCGCCGACGACGGTGACGGCCCGCACGGCGAGGTGATCGAGCGAGTACTCGAAGCGGGACACCTCATGCCCGCGCCGCGCACTGCGGAGGCGCTCGACGTGCTGGTGGAGAACGTGCGCGCCGCCCAGGCCGCGTTGCCGGTCCCGCTGGCGCTGGAGAACATCGCCGCGCTCTTCGGGTGGCCCGAGGACGAGTACGACGAACCGGACTACCTCGCCGAACTGGTCGAGCGGACCGGGGTGGGTGTTGTACTCGATCTGGCCAATCTGTTCGCCTCCTGTGTGGCGCGCGGGCTCGACCCCGTCACCGAACTGCGGCGGTACCCGCTCGACGCGGTGGTGTACCTGCACATCGCCGGTGGTCGCTTCGATGGTGCGCTGTATCTGGACACCCATGCCGATCCGATTCGGCCGGAAGTTCTCGATCTGCTTGCCGCCTGGCGGGATTCACAGCCTTCTCTTGGGTGGAAAGCCGCAGGTGGGGGCCCGGTTCCCGGAGTGTTGCTGGAACGAGACGAATCCGTGACCGAAACCGCCGTCCGGCACGAGATGCTGTCGCTACGAGAGGTTCTCGGGAACGACTGA
- a CDS encoding TIGR00730 family Rossman fold protein: protein MASDKKPSHDHYLRYRGPVRVQGAAAMESSTTDQRLLANADDADWLHRDPWRVMRIQAEFVEGFGALAELPPAVTVFGSARITPDSPEYATGRELGAGLVRAGYAVITGGGPGAMEAANRGAKDADGLSVGLGIELPFEQGLNDWVDLGINFRYFFVRKTMFVKYAQAFVCLPGGFGTLDELFEALTLVQTHKVTRFPIVLLGSAYWGGLVDWIRGTLTEQGMVSPGDADLITVTDSVAEAIDIIVRADAAREREAGASEVDPT from the coding sequence ATGGCCTCCGATAAGAAGCCCTCCCACGACCACTACCTGCGCTACCGCGGCCCCGTCCGGGTCCAGGGCGCGGCGGCGATGGAATCGTCGACCACCGACCAGAGGCTCCTCGCGAACGCGGACGACGCCGACTGGCTGCACCGCGACCCCTGGCGGGTGATGCGGATCCAGGCCGAATTCGTCGAGGGCTTCGGCGCACTCGCGGAGCTGCCGCCGGCGGTCACCGTCTTCGGTTCCGCTCGGATCACACCGGATTCGCCCGAGTACGCCACTGGCCGGGAGCTCGGCGCGGGACTGGTGCGCGCGGGCTACGCCGTGATCACGGGCGGCGGTCCGGGCGCGATGGAGGCCGCGAACCGCGGCGCCAAGGACGCCGACGGCCTCTCGGTGGGGCTCGGCATCGAGCTGCCCTTCGAGCAGGGGCTCAACGACTGGGTCGACCTCGGCATCAACTTCCGCTACTTCTTCGTGCGCAAGACCATGTTCGTCAAGTACGCGCAGGCCTTCGTCTGCCTTCCCGGCGGTTTCGGCACCCTCGATGAGCTCTTCGAGGCGCTCACCCTGGTGCAGACGCACAAGGTGACCCGGTTCCCGATCGTGCTGCTGGGCTCCGCGTATTGGGGCGGGCTCGTGGACTGGATCCGGGGCACGCTGACCGAGCAGGGCATGGTCTCGCCCGGCGACGCCGACCTGATCACCGTCACCGACTCGGTGGCGGAGGCGATCGACATCATCGTGCGCGCCGACGCCGCACGCGAGCGCGAGGCGGGCGCCAGCGAGGTGGACCCCACGTGA
- a CDS encoding NupC/NupG family nucleoside CNT transporter, producing the protein MHVIVGVFGLIVFLLLAFLPTRDVAMLKKKAPYIALMLVIQFGLGLLMLKTPVGKTVIDALARGFKTLLGYAHEGTSFVFGGLVDYKTNPDGAGPFFMNVLLPIIVISSLIGILQFLKLLPLIIKYLGLAISKVTGMPKLESFNAVSSAIIGQSENFIAIKKILPTLPSNRLYTLSASAMSTVSMSIVGSYMVMIQPKYVVAAIVLNLFGAFIIVSLLNPYEVAPEDDVFAAPEQKKQSFFEMLGEYILDGAKVALTVAAMLIGFVALIALVNGIFAAIFNGTTFQEVLGHVFAPLAWLTGVPWSECVQAGQIMATKLVSNEFVAMLSFTSQNPGGAVVMSERATAIVQTFLVSFANFSSIGIIAGAAKSLAPDQGDQIAKFGLKLLYGATLVSFLSATVVGLIS; encoded by the coding sequence GTGCACGTAATCGTCGGGGTGTTCGGTCTCATTGTGTTCCTGCTGCTGGCGTTCCTGCCCACGCGGGACGTCGCCATGCTCAAGAAGAAGGCGCCGTACATCGCGCTGATGCTCGTGATCCAGTTCGGGCTGGGTCTGCTCATGCTCAAGACACCGGTGGGCAAGACGGTGATCGACGCGCTGGCGCGCGGGTTCAAGACCCTGTTGGGCTACGCCCACGAGGGCACGTCCTTCGTCTTCGGCGGCCTCGTCGACTACAAGACCAACCCCGACGGGGCGGGCCCGTTCTTCATGAACGTGCTGCTGCCGATCATCGTGATCTCCTCGCTCATCGGCATCCTGCAGTTTCTCAAGCTGCTGCCGCTGATCATCAAGTACCTCGGCCTGGCCATCTCGAAGGTCACCGGCATGCCGAAGTTGGAGTCCTTCAACGCCGTCAGCTCCGCGATCATCGGCCAGTCCGAGAACTTCATCGCGATCAAGAAGATCCTGCCGACGCTCCCGTCGAACCGCCTGTACACGCTCTCCGCGTCGGCGATGTCGACGGTGTCGATGTCGATCGTCGGCTCGTACATGGTGATGATCCAGCCCAAGTACGTGGTGGCGGCGATCGTGCTGAACCTGTTCGGCGCCTTCATCATCGTCTCGCTGCTCAATCCGTACGAGGTGGCGCCCGAGGACGACGTCTTCGCCGCACCGGAGCAGAAGAAGCAGTCCTTCTTCGAGATGCTCGGCGAGTACATCCTCGACGGCGCCAAGGTGGCACTCACGGTGGCGGCCATGCTGATCGGTTTCGTCGCGCTCATCGCACTCGTCAACGGAATCTTCGCGGCGATCTTCAACGGCACCACCTTCCAGGAGGTGCTGGGGCACGTCTTCGCGCCGCTCGCCTGGCTCACCGGCGTGCCGTGGAGCGAGTGCGTGCAGGCGGGCCAGATCATGGCCACCAAACTCGTGAGCAACGAGTTCGTCGCGATGCTGTCGTTCACCTCGCAGAACCCCGGCGGCGCCGTGGTGATGAGCGAGCGCGCCACCGCGATCGTGCAGACCTTCCTGGTCTCCTTCGCGAACTTCAGCTCGATCGGGATCATCGCCGGTGCCGCCAAGTCGCTCGCCCCGGACCAAGGCGATCAGATCGCCAAATTCGGCCTCAAGCTGCTCTACGGTGCCACGCTGGTCTCGTTCCTCAGCGCCACCGTGGTGGGCCTGATCTCCTGA
- the dapC gene encoding succinyldiaminopimelate transaminase, translating to MQNRSPLAARLPDFPWDTLAAAKARAAAHPGGIVDLSVGTPVDPVAEPIRHALYEGSAFPGYPATIGTIELRTAAAAALHRRYGSVALPENAILPVIGTKEAIAQLPSALGLGSGDTVVIPEVAYPTYEVGALLAGAKPVRADGTAQLVSESPALVFVNSPSNPTGTVLGVDHLRKVVQWAREREVIVASDECYLGLAWDAEPVSILDPRVCDGDLTGLIAIHSLSKTSNLASYRAGFFAGDPALIADLAAVRKHAGAIVPFPVQAAMTYALSVDEHEAQQRARYASRREVLLAAVRGAGFQVDHSEAGLYLWSTRGEACRDTVDWFADRGILVAPGEFYGPQGAQHVRIALTATDERIAAAAQRLAA from the coding sequence GTGCAGAACCGTTCGCCGCTGGCCGCCCGTCTGCCCGACTTCCCCTGGGACACGCTGGCCGCCGCGAAGGCGCGGGCGGCCGCGCACCCCGGCGGCATCGTCGACCTCAGCGTCGGCACCCCGGTCGATCCGGTGGCCGAGCCGATCCGGCACGCGCTGTACGAGGGCTCGGCCTTTCCGGGCTACCCGGCCACCATCGGCACGATCGAGCTGCGTACCGCGGCCGCTGCTGCCCTGCACCGGCGGTACGGTTCCGTCGCGCTCCCGGAGAACGCGATCCTGCCCGTGATCGGCACGAAAGAAGCGATCGCACAGCTTCCGTCGGCTCTGGGGCTGGGGTCCGGCGACACCGTCGTGATCCCCGAGGTGGCGTACCCGACCTACGAAGTGGGGGCGCTGCTGGCCGGGGCGAAGCCGGTGCGGGCCGACGGTACCGCCCAGCTCGTCTCCGAGAGTCCGGCGCTGGTCTTCGTCAACTCCCCGTCCAATCCCACCGGCACGGTGCTCGGCGTCGATCACCTGCGCAAGGTCGTGCAGTGGGCGCGTGAGCGCGAGGTGATCGTCGCCTCGGACGAGTGCTACCTCGGTCTGGCCTGGGACGCCGAACCGGTCTCGATTCTCGATCCGAGGGTCTGCGACGGTGACCTGACCGGACTGATCGCGATCCACTCCCTGTCGAAGACCTCGAACCTCGCCTCCTATCGGGCCGGGTTCTTCGCGGGCGATCCCGCGCTGATCGCCGATCTCGCGGCGGTGCGCAAGCACGCGGGGGCGATCGTGCCGTTCCCCGTGCAGGCGGCGATGACCTACGCACTGTCGGTGGACGAGCACGAGGCGCAGCAGCGCGCCCGCTACGCGTCTCGCCGTGAGGTACTGCTGGCCGCGGTGCGCGGTGCGGGCTTCCAGGTCGATCATTCCGAGGCCGGGCTGTACCTGTGGTCCACCCGCGGCGAGGCGTGCCGGGACACCGTGGACTGGTTCGCCGATCGCGGTATCCTCGTCGCCCCCGGCGAGTTCTACGGACCGCAGGGTGCGCAGCACGTCCGGATCGCTCTCACCGCCACCGACGAGCGCATCGCCGCGGCCGCGCAGCGCCTCGCGGCATGA